The proteins below come from a single Hippocampus zosterae strain Florida chromosome 5, ASM2543408v3, whole genome shotgun sequence genomic window:
- the apoeb gene encoding apolipoprotein Eb isoform X2 yields MKTVALVLALAVLTGCHGRVVRQTPDRWVETVDRFWQYVSDLNQKADGVLQTIKTSQLNRELDTLITDTMAELNTYKDDIQAKLSPYASASTSQLTTDMQLLASRLQKDMLDAKERSATYLAELKTMAETNSGDVRGRINAYTNKLKKRLSKDTEDIRNMVTTYLGEFQSRTAQNLDSVRQQVEPLVQQAGDAASQKMSDLSTVLKTQAEGLGQQLESQAEGLRTKLEAAAEEMRVSLEGKIDELTKLFAPLTEQIREKFDTIVESVKETAAAA; encoded by the exons ATGAAGACTGTAGCTCTCGTCCTCGCCCTGGCAGTCCTCActg GCTGCCACGGCCGTGTGGTGCGCCAGACCCCGGACCGCTGGGTGGAGACCGTGGACCGCTTTTGGCAGTATGTCTCCGATCTGAACCAGAAGGCCGATGGAGTCCTGCAGACCATCAAGACTTCGCAGCTCAACCGGGAGCTTGA CACGCTGATCACGGACACCATGGCCGAGCTGAATACGTACAAAGACGACATCCAGGCCAAGCTGAGCCCCTACGCCAGTGCCTCCACCAGCCAGCTGACCACCGACATGCAGCTGCTGGCCAGCCGGCTTCAGAAGGACATGCTGGACGCCAAGGAGCGCAGCGCCACCTACCTGGCCGAGCTCAAGACCATGGCGGAGACCAACTCGGGCGACGTGCGAGGCCGTATCAACGCCTACACCAACAAGCTGAAGAAGCGCCTCAGCAAGGACACTGAGGACATCCGCAA CATGGTAACCACCTACCTGGGTGAGTTCCAGTCACGCACCGCCCAGAACCTGGACAGCGTGAGGCAGCAGGTGGAGCCCTTAGTCCAGcaggccggcgacgccgcctcCCAGAAGATGTCCGACCTCTCCACCGTACTGAAGACCCAGGCCGAAGGTCTGGGCCAGCAGCTGGAGAGCCAGGCCGAGGGCCTCAGAACCAAGCTGGAGGCCGCCGCCGAGGAGATGCGCGTCTCCCTGGAGGGCAAGATCGACGAGCTGACCAAGCTCTTCGCCCCGCTCACCGAACAGATCCGCGAGAAGTTCGACACCATCGTGGAGTCGGTCAAGGAGACCGCCGCGGCGGCTTAA
- the apoeb gene encoding apolipoprotein Eb isoform X1 has translation MTHHKVVFFLVAPLSRCFCLQLTMKTVALVLALAVLTGCHGRVVRQTPDRWVETVDRFWQYVSDLNQKADGVLQTIKTSQLNRELDTLITDTMAELNTYKDDIQAKLSPYASASTSQLTTDMQLLASRLQKDMLDAKERSATYLAELKTMAETNSGDVRGRINAYTNKLKKRLSKDTEDIRNMVTTYLGEFQSRTAQNLDSVRQQVEPLVQQAGDAASQKMSDLSTVLKTQAEGLGQQLESQAEGLRTKLEAAAEEMRVSLEGKIDELTKLFAPLTEQIREKFDTIVESVKETAAAA, from the exons ATGACTCAtcataaagttgttttttttttggtggctccCCTTTCCAGGTGTTTCTGTCTGCAACTGACCATGAAGACTGTAGCTCTCGTCCTCGCCCTGGCAGTCCTCActg GCTGCCACGGCCGTGTGGTGCGCCAGACCCCGGACCGCTGGGTGGAGACCGTGGACCGCTTTTGGCAGTATGTCTCCGATCTGAACCAGAAGGCCGATGGAGTCCTGCAGACCATCAAGACTTCGCAGCTCAACCGGGAGCTTGA CACGCTGATCACGGACACCATGGCCGAGCTGAATACGTACAAAGACGACATCCAGGCCAAGCTGAGCCCCTACGCCAGTGCCTCCACCAGCCAGCTGACCACCGACATGCAGCTGCTGGCCAGCCGGCTTCAGAAGGACATGCTGGACGCCAAGGAGCGCAGCGCCACCTACCTGGCCGAGCTCAAGACCATGGCGGAGACCAACTCGGGCGACGTGCGAGGCCGTATCAACGCCTACACCAACAAGCTGAAGAAGCGCCTCAGCAAGGACACTGAGGACATCCGCAA CATGGTAACCACCTACCTGGGTGAGTTCCAGTCACGCACCGCCCAGAACCTGGACAGCGTGAGGCAGCAGGTGGAGCCCTTAGTCCAGcaggccggcgacgccgcctcCCAGAAGATGTCCGACCTCTCCACCGTACTGAAGACCCAGGCCGAAGGTCTGGGCCAGCAGCTGGAGAGCCAGGCCGAGGGCCTCAGAACCAAGCTGGAGGCCGCCGCCGAGGAGATGCGCGTCTCCCTGGAGGGCAAGATCGACGAGCTGACCAAGCTCTTCGCCCCGCTCACCGAACAGATCCGCGAGAAGTTCGACACCATCGTGGAGTCGGTCAAGGAGACCGCCGCGGCGGCTTAA